The genomic DNA TGACGGGCTGGCCTCAGCGCTGGATGATCGTGCCATCGCCGAGGGCCGGCCCATCCCGGCCACCGGCGTCTTCAGCCGCCGAGTCAACGACCGGACTCTCACCTTCACCACCGTCGAAGGTGACGGCCGTGTGGTTGCTCGTGATGCGGACACCGGCTCGAAGTGGACATTGCTCGGCGAAGCCGTCGCCGGGCCGCTGCAGGGTGAGCAGCTGACCCAAGTCACTGCAGTGGACACATTTTGGTTCGCTGCCAAGGCCTTCCAGCCGGAACTGACCCTGACCGATATCACCGACCCACTCGATGCGTCACAACTCGAGTGAGGAGGTCATCGGTGCAGCAGGGTTGAGCCCGGTATTCGCGACCATTGAGAAGGCCTTACGGGAAAGAGTGGTGGCCGCGAGTCAGGCGCCCAGCAGTTCGGCGGCGAGACGCCCGCTGCGCAGGGCTCCGTTGATGCTCGGCGCCTGGCGATGGTCGCCGGCCAGCACCAGTCCCGCACACACGGTGGGGGAACGCCGAGCCGACAGTGCGGGTAGCGCGTGGCGGATCGGGTAGTGAACGATCAGCTCGAGTTCGTCGGGTGCCACCGCCAACATGTGGGCGGCGTCGGCGCGAGCCCACAGCTCGGCCTGCGTCGAGTCGTGGTGACCGACTGCCGACGCCGCGATCAGGCGCTTACCGCGCGGTGCGTAGCGCGGCGCGACATCGCTCATGACGGCGACGTTGGCCAACCGGGCATCTGGTGACACCAACAGCATCGGATGGCGCTGCGGTGTGCTGGGTGTCGCGAAATACCACGTTGTAAGGGATCGCCAGGAGGTGGCGGTGGCCCCTGGGATCAGGGTCGCGGGATCGGCGACGGCCACGATCACGTCTTCGGCTTGCCATTCGGCGTCGGCAGCGGACACTCGCCCGGGAGAAACCGAGGCAACGGCGGTGTTCCGTCGGATATCCACGCCGGCGGCGAGCCTGCGTGGGAGCTCGTCCATCCCCGAGTCGGGCACTCCCGGAGTTCCGGCGAGGAAGGTCCGCAGGATGTCATCGACAATCCCGCGCGGCGAGGCGAGCCCGGGGTCCGCGAGCACGCCCGATAGGAACGGCCGCAGGACGCCTTCGAAAGCCGCCGGGTCGACGCCAGCGTCTCCGAGCGCCACGGCAATCGGTTGGTCGGCCCGGTCCATGGGCGTGGGTCGAGGATGTCGAGGGGTGCCGAGCCGGGCGGCGTAGGCCGCGAACGCCCCGAGTCCGCGGGTGACCCCCAAAGCGTGCAGCGACCGAACCGTGGCAGTAAGCGCGCGCGGGTCTCGGCGCGGGTCGGACAGAGGGTGGGCCACACCGTCGCGCACCACCGCGACGCCGGCTGCGAACTGCCGCAGCGCAAGGTCCGGCCAGGCCTGCCTACCTTCCGGGTAGGCCGGGTTGTAAAGCTGGAAGCCCCGGTCGAGAACGAATCCGTCGACACGGTCGGTTCGTACTCGTCCCCCGATCTCATCGGAGGATTCCAGAACCACGACCTCGCGCCCGGCAGCAGAGAGTAGTTGGGCGGCCCTCAGCCCTGCGAGACCCGCTCCGACAACGATGACGTCAGCCTTGTGCACCACGCGCCGAAGTGTGTCGTGGTCACCTCACGGGTGCAACCGGGCGCCGACCACCGGCGGTCCCCACCCACTCGAACGACCAGCCGAGCAGCCGAACTAGCGAGGGCTGAGGTCCCGACCCACGGCGAGGACCTCGGTTACCAACTCGTCGGCCTCCGCCAGCGTGTTGCGCGGGTTGATGAAGCAGGGTCGCAGCGCGAACCGCCCCCTGACCCGTGTGCTCGACGTGATCGACCGGCCGCGAGAACGCAGCGCCGTCAGGATGTCCTCGTTCAACTGGTCCAGTTCCGGCTCGTCGTCCATGCCCGGTGGGTGGAAGCGGAAGCAGGTGATCGACAGCATGGGTTCACTCAGCAGTTCCAGATCCTCTGAGCTTCGAGCCAAGTCCGCCACCCTCCGCGCGCAGTCGTCGTGGCGGACGATTCGGTCGCGAACCCCCTCGGCGCCGATCTCGGCCAACACAGCCCAGACCGCCAGGCCGCGCGCTGGTGTGGAGAAGTCCACCCCCCAGTCGGGTGTCCCGTAGCCGATCTCCTCGAACGGGGAGGCCGTGTCGGCCGTCCCTATCTCGGTGACGCGGACTCGGTCGTAGTCCCCGGACTCGATCGCGAAGGCCCGTGCCAACACCTCAGGGTCGCGCACAATCACGGCGCCTGTGCCGACCGGAGCCGCCAACCACTTGTGTGGGTCGATGGCGAACGAGTCGTACTGGGACAGGTCGCCGTAGCGCGCTCGCACCCGCTGGTCCAGAACTCCCCAGCCTCCATAAGCACCATCGACATGCAGCCAGATGTCTCGATCCTGGGCGATGCGCACCAGTTCGGGCAGCGGATCGACCAGCCCGGTGTTGACGTCGCCGGCGCACCCCACGATCGCGATCGGGGTACATCCGGCGGTGATGTCCCGGTCCAGAGCTTGCTGCAGCAGGTCGAGGTCGATGGTTCCGTTCGAGTCCAGGGGGATCTCGCAGCGATTCCCACGCCCGAGTCCCAACACACCGAGCGCGCGACCCACGACATGGTGGGTCGCGGTGGAGCAGTAGACCCGTGGCGCGTGGAGGCCCTCGATCCCACTTTGCGCGGGGTCCAGTCCCCTTCGTTCGCCCGCTCGCTGGCGGGCAGCTCCGAGGCCGACCAGGTTGGCGGTCGAACCACCGGAGGTGAAGGTCCCGACGAATGACTCCGGGAATCCGAGCAGCTCGATGAGCCAGCGCATCGCCAAGTGGTCGAGATAGTTGCCCGGCGTTGCCCACCACTTCTGGGGCACTGCCACGGACTGGGCGAGTCCGGCCGCAGCTGCGACGTCGGACGGGGCGGTCGTCACCCAGCCGGTGAATCCCGGGTGCCCCAGCCGCAGTCCGGACCCGATGACCACCTCGGCCAGTTCCCGCAGCACCGTGTCACGGCCGAGACCGGCCCTCGGAAGCGGCCGATCGACGCGGGGCAGCCACTGCGAGCGACGAGCCGCCGGGTCGGGGCCGGTGAACCGCTGGAACTCGGTGAGCGCGGGAAGCAGGGCCCGTACCGCACCCGATAAGTCGTCGGTCGTCGCGGCGTCGGCTGCGATGTGCGCGGGCATTCGTCAGTCCTTCGCGCCGACCCCGGGCAGGGCCAGCATGCGGTCGAGTGCGACACGAGCCCAATGCGCCACATCCGAGTCCACCACGATCCGGTTTTCCACGCGGCCCGCAGCCAGCTGCTCGAGCGACCGGTGCAGGTGCGGCAGGTCGATGCGGTTCATGGTCGAGCAGAAACACACAGAGCGGTCCAGGAACGAGATCGACTGCTCCGGATGTTGCAGGGCAAGGCGGCGCACGAGGTTGAGTTCGGTCCCGATCACCCACGATGTCCCGGGGCCGGCTGCCGCGACTGCTTTGATGATGGACTCGGTGGAGCCCACCATGTCGGCTTTCTCGACCACCTCGTAACGACACTCGGGGTGGACCAGCACCTGGACACCGGGGATACGCGCTCGCGCCTCATCGACGGCCTCCGGCAAGAATCGGCCGTGGACCGAACAGTGACCTCGCCACAGGATCATCTTGGCCGCGCGAAGCTCCTCCTGCGTCAGTCCGCCACCGGGCTTGTGGGGATCGAAGACGACGCAGTCGGTCAACTCCAGGCCGAGCTCACGCACAGCCGTGTTGCGGCCCAAGTGCTGGTCTGGCAGGAACAGCACTCGCTCGCCGTGCTCAAATGCCCACTCCAGGGACTGACGGGCGTTGCTGGACGTGCACACGGCGCCGTGGTGGCGTCCGGTGAAGGCCTTGATCGCCGCCGTGGAGTTCATGTAGGTGATCGGGATCGTGCTGTCCGCGATCCCGGCCGCGGCGATCACCTGCCAGGCGGCCTCGACCTGAACGATGTCGGCCATGTCCGCCATGGAACAGCCAGCTGCCAGGTCCGGGAGAATCACTTGTTGGGAGTCGGCCGTCAGGATGTCGGCCGACTCCGCCATGAAGTGCACGCCGCAGAAGACGATGAACTCCGCCTCGGGTCGCGCCGCAGCCTGTTGAGCGAGTTTGAAGGAGTCCCCGGTGACGTCGGCAAACTGGATCACCTCGTCACGCTGGTAGTGATGACCCAGAATGAACACCCGGTCGCCCAACTGCTCCTTCAGGCGATGGACGTCGGACACGAGGTCCGGGTCCGACGCCGCGGGCAGTTCGCCGGGACATTCGACGCCCTTCTCGGTGTCGGGATCAGCGCTGGCGCCCAAGAGCAGCAGGGCCAGCGGAGTGGGCTCGGGCTCGGTGAAGGTGGTCACGGCCCGATTCTGGACCCCAAGGCCGTCACCCCGCCACATCCGGCGCGATAACGGCGGTCACTGGCGACTTCTCGTCCTTCTCCGGTACCCAAGGCCCACGTTCGACCCCGGAGTCACGACAACCTGCTGCGAAGCTGCCGACTCTCACGGGGAGGGCAGTCGCGGAGAGCGCCACCTCGTGCGCCGGACGGCCGCTGCGGGGAATGGCCGGACGCCCCAGATGGTTCTACCCTTGGAGTCGAGCTGAACCCCCAAGGAACGGGAGACCATATGACCACCGACAGCACCAGCGCTCAGACGAGCACCGTGATCCTCACCGACACCGCATCGGCCAAGGTCAAGGCTTTGCTCGAATCCGAGGGTCGCGACGATCTCGCCCTGCGTATCGCCGTCCAGCCCGGCGGGTGCAGCGGTTTGCGTTACCAGTTGTTCTTCGACGACCGGTCTCTCGACGGTGACGAGAACATCGATTTCGAGGGCGTCAATGTGGTCGTCGATCGCATGAGCCAGCCGTACCTGGGCGGCGCCACTATCGACTTCGTCGACACGATCGAGAAGCAGGGCTTCACGATCGACAATCCCAACGCCACCGGGTCGTGCGCCTGCGGCGACTCGTTCCACTGATTTCGCGGGCGCGATCCGGGCGGAGCCCGATGTCGGACCTTGCCCATCCACGACCCCGGTCATCGCCTGACCGGGGTCGTGGCGTGTAATGGGCGCCATGCGCGTCGTCGTCACCGGTTCCATTGCCACTGACCATCTGATGGTCTTCCCCGGTCGATTCGCCGAGTCCCTGATGCGCGAGCGACTGGAGTCGATCTCGGTGTCGTTCCTCGCGGACGACCTGCAAGTTCGCCGCGGGGGAGCGGCCGCCAACATCAGTTTCGGACTCGCCCGGTTGGGCCTGGTACCCACTCTGCTCGGCTCCGTCGGCGAGGATTTCGACGACTACCGCTCCTGGCTGGATCGCCATGGGGTGGACACGGCGTCCGTGCATGTGTCGGACGTCCACCAAACCGCTCGCTTCGTCTGCACGACCGATGCGGACGGGAACCAGATAGCGACCTTCTACGCGGGCGCGATGCAGGACGCGCGCCTGATCGAGCTGGCGCCGGTCATCGAACGGCTCACCACCATCGAACTGCTGCTCATCAGCCCCAACGACCCCGTGGCGATGGCCAATCACGCGGCTGAGTGCCGTTATCGAGGGGTCCCGTTCATCGCCGATCCGTCGCAGCAGTTGTCGTCCATGAGCTCCGACGAGGTACTCAACCTGTTGGACGGGGCCGCCATGCTGTTCAACAACGAGTACGAAGCCGCCCTCATCCACGAGCGCACCGGACTGTCCGACGCCGAGATCCTGGACCGGGTACCGGTTCGGGTCACCACCCTCGGGGCCAAGGGAGCCCGCGTGCAGCGGCGTGGCGAACCCCCGATCGAGGTGTCCGTGGTTCCCGAACTATCCCGCGTCGATCCGACCGGTGTCGGGGATGCATTTCGCGCCGGCTACATCGCCGGCATGGCGTGGGGCCTCGGGGACGAGCGCTGCGCCCAGATCGGCGCCACCCTGGCCGCGTACGTCATCGAGACGGTCGGCACCCAGGAGTACACCTTCACCCCTGCGGAATTCGGCGATCGGTTGGCAGCCACCTTCGGCGCCGCCGCTGCTGCCGAAATCTCGGAGCATCTGTCCGCGGCGTGACCCTGTGGCGTTTGCCCGACCCCCGGCAGTTCCCCGCCGGGGTGGAGTTGATCGGCCTGACCGCTCGATTCGACCCCGACCTCGCGCTGGTCGGATACCGC from Candidatus Nanopelagicales bacterium includes the following:
- the nadA gene encoding quinolinate synthase NadA, with the translated sequence MTTFTEPEPTPLALLLLGASADPDTEKGVECPGELPAASDPDLVSDVHRLKEQLGDRVFILGHHYQRDEVIQFADVTGDSFKLAQQAAARPEAEFIVFCGVHFMAESADILTADSQQVILPDLAAGCSMADMADIVQVEAAWQVIAAAGIADSTIPITYMNSTAAIKAFTGRHHGAVCTSSNARQSLEWAFEHGERVLFLPDQHLGRNTAVRELGLELTDCVVFDPHKPGGGLTQEELRAAKMILWRGHCSVHGRFLPEAVDEARARIPGVQVLVHPECRYEVVEKADMVGSTESIIKAVAAAGPGTSWVIGTELNLVRRLALQHPEQSISFLDRSVCFCSTMNRIDLPHLHRSLEQLAAGRVENRIVVDSDVAHWARVALDRMLALPGVGAKD
- a CDS encoding iron-sulfur cluster assembly accessory protein translates to MTTDSTSAQTSTVILTDTASAKVKALLESEGRDDLALRIAVQPGGCSGLRYQLFFDDRSLDGDENIDFEGVNVVVDRMSQPYLGGATIDFVDTIEKQGFTIDNPNATGSCACGDSFH
- a CDS encoding aminotransferase class V-fold PLP-dependent enzyme is translated as MPAHIAADAATTDDLSGAVRALLPALTEFQRFTGPDPAARRSQWLPRVDRPLPRAGLGRDTVLRELAEVVIGSGLRLGHPGFTGWVTTAPSDVAAAAGLAQSVAVPQKWWATPGNYLDHLAMRWLIELLGFPESFVGTFTSGGSTANLVGLGAARQRAGERRGLDPAQSGIEGLHAPRVYCSTATHHVVGRALGVLGLGRGNRCEIPLDSNGTIDLDLLQQALDRDITAGCTPIAIVGCAGDVNTGLVDPLPELVRIAQDRDIWLHVDGAYGGWGVLDQRVRARYGDLSQYDSFAIDPHKWLAAPVGTGAVIVRDPEVLARAFAIESGDYDRVRVTEIGTADTASPFEEIGYGTPDWGVDFSTPARGLAVWAVLAEIGAEGVRDRIVRHDDCARRVADLARSSEDLELLSEPMLSITCFRFHPPGMDDEPELDQLNEDILTALRSRGRSITSSTRVRGRFALRPCFINPRNTLAEADELVTEVLAVGRDLSPR
- a CDS encoding FAD-dependent oxidoreductase, whose protein sequence is MVHKADVIVVGAGLAGLRAAQLLSAAGREVVVLESSDEIGGRVRTDRVDGFVLDRGFQLYNPAYPEGRQAWPDLALRQFAAGVAVVRDGVAHPLSDPRRDPRALTATVRSLHALGVTRGLGAFAAYAARLGTPRHPRPTPMDRADQPIAVALGDAGVDPAAFEGVLRPFLSGVLADPGLASPRGIVDDILRTFLAGTPGVPDSGMDELPRRLAAGVDIRRNTAVASVSPGRVSAADAEWQAEDVIVAVADPATLIPGATATSWRSLTTWYFATPSTPQRHPMLLVSPDARLANVAVMSDVAPRYAPRGKRLIAASAVGHHDSTQAELWARADAAHMLAVAPDELELIVHYPIRHALPALSARRSPTVCAGLVLAGDHRQAPSINGALRSGRLAAELLGA
- a CDS encoding carbohydrate kinase family protein; its protein translation is MRVVVTGSIATDHLMVFPGRFAESLMRERLESISVSFLADDLQVRRGGAAANISFGLARLGLVPTLLGSVGEDFDDYRSWLDRHGVDTASVHVSDVHQTARFVCTTDADGNQIATFYAGAMQDARLIELAPVIERLTTIELLLISPNDPVAMANHAAECRYRGVPFIADPSQQLSSMSSDEVLNLLDGAAMLFNNEYEAALIHERTGLSDAEILDRVPVRVTTLGAKGARVQRRGEPPIEVSVVPELSRVDPTGVGDAFRAGYIAGMAWGLGDERCAQIGATLAAYVIETVGTQEYTFTPAEFGDRLAATFGAAAAAEISEHLSAA